The proteins below come from a single Serratia fonticola genomic window:
- a CDS encoding tyrosine-type DNA invertase, with amino-acid sequence MSANTNRKFLSMDEVQRLLDAIPDHKNTVRDKCMLLVCFIHGLRVSELCNLRLQDLDLLSKKLYVNRLKNGFSVQHPIQPREHSALVSWLALRPQYLEADSDFLFLSRQGGRLSRQQMHRLFREYGELAGLNVPVHPHMLRHACGYALADDGIDTRLIQDYLGHKNIQNTVIYTASNAGRFRSIRI; translated from the coding sequence ATGTCGGCTAACACCAATCGTAAGTTTTTGAGCATGGATGAAGTACAGCGTTTACTTGATGCAATTCCTGATCATAAGAATACCGTCCGTGATAAATGTATGTTGCTGGTTTGCTTCATTCATGGATTGCGCGTCTCCGAGCTCTGTAATCTGCGCCTGCAGGATCTGGATTTACTCAGCAAAAAATTGTATGTCAATCGCCTGAAAAACGGCTTTTCCGTCCAACATCCGATTCAGCCGCGTGAGCACTCCGCACTGGTCAGTTGGCTGGCCCTGCGCCCACAATATCTTGAAGCAGACAGTGATTTTCTGTTTCTGTCACGCCAGGGGGGGCGACTTTCTCGCCAGCAGATGCATCGCCTGTTCCGTGAGTACGGTGAACTTGCTGGACTGAATGTCCCCGTGCATCCGCATATGTTACGCCACGCCTGTGGTTATGCGCTGGCTGATGACGGCATTGATACTCGTTTAATCCAAGATTATCTGGGTCATAAAAATATTCAGAATACGGTAATTTATACTGCCAGTAACGCGGGGCGCTTTCGCTCGATTAGAATATAA
- a CDS encoding acyl carrier protein: MGNYQQVYDIVTEMICDAKDLEMADLAPEMPLQQLKLDSLDYVELMVLAKREFGVTLNAEMFINQPNMTLGELCQSLADTQK, encoded by the coding sequence ATGGGAAATTACCAACAGGTTTACGACATCGTTACTGAAATGATTTGTGATGCCAAAGATCTTGAGATGGCCGATCTGGCCCCAGAGATGCCTCTGCAGCAGTTGAAGCTGGACAGCCTGGACTATGTGGAGCTGATGGTGCTGGCCAAGCGTGAGTTCGGAGTCACGCTCAACGCCGAAATGTTCATCAATCAGCCGAATATGACGCTGGGTGAGCTCTGTCAAAGCCTGGCTGACACGCAAAAGTAA
- a CDS encoding beta-ketoacyl-[acyl-carrier-protein] synthase family protein: MNKDALSRRVVVTGFGAVTPLGMNAEQSWAAIMDYQLGYRYFDRSAVGIQSRFFGVIDDEPSLKGVPAAIRRRLPRFARLALGAAREAMEMAFHGESPAAYYDLLECGTIIGSGWAGQDETHINYEGYLRTGLGSPFGCFLSMPNAATAACSLYWGLRGYQNSPIAACATGTIAIGDAFEVIRSGRASMMLAGAGESLCTDAAVWNIDILRALASEQDDASKACCPFSLDRNGFVLSEGAAVLCLEEREAALARGATILGEIKGYGNYSDAFDFTAPAEDKIARVKTIQHALRQAGVTAEEIDYINAHGTSTPLNDLNETQAIKLAFGEAAYSTPLSSTKSYSGHLIAAAGSFESIICLQALQHQLMPATCHLKNADPECDLDYISEGHRPARLQNILNLSFGFGGANAALVIGQA; the protein is encoded by the coding sequence ATGAATAAAGATGCTTTGTCACGTCGCGTGGTGGTTACAGGCTTTGGTGCGGTCACGCCATTGGGGATGAATGCCGAGCAAAGCTGGGCGGCGATTATGGATTATCAGTTGGGCTACCGCTATTTCGATCGGTCCGCCGTAGGGATCCAGTCACGTTTCTTCGGGGTGATCGACGATGAACCCAGCCTGAAAGGCGTTCCTGCGGCGATCCGTCGCCGCCTGCCACGTTTTGCCCGCCTGGCGTTGGGGGCGGCCCGCGAAGCGATGGAGATGGCCTTCCACGGGGAGAGCCCGGCGGCCTATTACGATCTGCTTGAGTGCGGCACCATCATCGGCAGCGGCTGGGCGGGTCAGGATGAAACCCATATTAATTACGAAGGCTATCTGCGCACGGGGTTAGGCTCACCGTTTGGCTGTTTCCTGTCTATGCCGAATGCGGCAACGGCGGCCTGTAGCCTGTACTGGGGCCTGCGCGGTTATCAAAATAGCCCGATTGCGGCCTGTGCCACCGGGACGATCGCCATCGGCGATGCGTTTGAGGTGATCCGCAGTGGCCGTGCCTCGATGATGCTGGCCGGGGCTGGCGAGTCGCTGTGTACCGATGCCGCCGTATGGAACATCGATATCCTGCGCGCCTTGGCGAGTGAGCAGGATGATGCCAGCAAGGCCTGCTGCCCATTCAGCCTCGATCGCAACGGCTTTGTCCTGTCCGAAGGTGCTGCCGTGTTGTGCCTGGAAGAGCGCGAAGCCGCACTGGCGCGTGGGGCAACCATCCTGGGGGAAATCAAGGGCTATGGCAATTACTCCGATGCCTTCGACTTTACCGCACCGGCGGAAGACAAGATTGCCCGGGTGAAAACCATCCAGCATGCCTTGCGCCAGGCCGGGGTAACGGCGGAGGAGATTGACTATATCAATGCGCATGGCACGTCTACGCCTCTCAACGATCTGAATGAAACCCAAGCGATCAAGCTGGCCTTCGGCGAGGCGGCCTATAGCACCCCGCTTTCCAGCACCAAGTCTTACTCCGGGCATCTGATTGCGGCGGCAGGCAGCTTTGAATCCATCATCTGTCTGCAAGCGTTGCAGCATCAGCTGATGCCAGCCACCTGTCACCTGAAAAATGCCGATCCGGAGTGCGATCTGGACTACATCAGCGAAGGGCATCGCCCGGCCCGGTTACAGAACATCTTGAATCTGAGCTTTGGTTTCGGTGGTGCTAACGCGGCGTTGGTTATCGGGCAGGCATGA
- a CDS encoding tyrosine-type DNA invertase, whose protein sequence is MNNRKHLTPSEVARLLGATQQGKHAERDYCLIWMCFIHGCRVSEINRWRLSDIDLEGKSIYIHRLKNGFSTIHPLYAKEHKALRAWLKVRRTYRGAESDWLFLSEKGNHLSRQRIYWLMRHYSELAGLEVNAHPHMLRHGCGFALADRGIDTRLIQDFLGHKNIQHTVLYTASNARRFKEVW, encoded by the coding sequence ATGAATAATCGCAAGCATCTGACTCCTTCCGAAGTTGCGCGTCTGCTAGGAGCTACTCAGCAGGGTAAACACGCTGAACGCGATTACTGTTTGATTTGGATGTGTTTTATCCACGGATGTCGTGTCAGTGAGATCAACCGCTGGCGCCTTTCCGATATCGATTTGGAGGGCAAAAGCATTTATATCCATCGCCTGAAAAACGGCTTTTCCACCATTCATCCTTTATATGCCAAAGAACATAAAGCGTTACGCGCCTGGTTAAAAGTCAGACGCACTTATCGAGGTGCCGAAAGCGACTGGTTATTCCTTTCCGAGAAGGGTAATCATCTATCCCGCCAGCGTATCTACTGGTTAATGCGTCATTACAGCGAGTTGGCTGGTCTGGAGGTTAACGCCCATCCTCACATGCTGCGACATGGTTGTGGATTCGCGCTGGCAGACCGCGGGATAGATACTCGATTGATTCAGGATTTTCTTGGGCATAAGAATATTCAGCACACCGTACTTTATACGGCCAGCAATGCGCGGAGATTTAAAGAAGTCTGGTAA
- a CDS encoding efflux transporter outer membrane subunit codes for MLSVPAEWRVQDTGSGYLQHTDHWWDNFEDPQLSMLIGRALTSNNDLAIAGIQLQQARLAAGLTDTNLTPDVSVTGSANNNKNLRNNTTPTESYSTTLSLSYELDLWGKLARAREQAQWQVEATEQDRQNTALTLIGNTAQYYWQIASLNQKIKQQQAGLEISQQTLALVQSRYASGAAGQLDLLQAKQSLLNRENTYRTLQQQREENRNALAILFNRSPTDRQAERSSLDINQDVPIAKVLPVEVIARRPDVKAAEGRLRAALAGSDVERLSFYPSLSLAASLGSASSIFSQWFSNPVRTLGANAALPFVQWNTVQLTIEKSDLDVKQAAIVFRSQVYNALADVDNAMSQRLSYQQQKINQQQNLQLSQQRLVLARSQYQAGAVSFQSLLDAEDDLLTIETNLSDLQYNYLNATMKLWLALGGGVEKDSDITG; via the coding sequence ATGCTGTCGGTGCCCGCCGAGTGGCGAGTGCAGGATACTGGTTCAGGCTATCTGCAACACACTGACCACTGGTGGGATAACTTCGAGGATCCACAGCTCTCGATGCTGATCGGACGCGCGCTAACCAGCAACAACGATCTGGCCATCGCGGGCATACAGCTGCAGCAGGCCCGATTGGCGGCTGGGTTAACCGATACCAATTTAACGCCTGATGTTTCAGTTACGGGTAGCGCTAACAACAACAAAAACCTGCGGAATAATACGACTCCGACGGAATCTTACAGCACAACGTTGTCGCTGAGCTATGAGCTGGATCTGTGGGGTAAATTGGCGCGAGCGAGGGAGCAGGCGCAGTGGCAGGTTGAAGCCACGGAGCAGGATCGGCAAAACACCGCGCTGACGCTGATCGGCAATACGGCGCAGTATTATTGGCAGATCGCCAGCCTTAACCAGAAGATAAAACAGCAGCAAGCGGGTCTGGAAATCAGTCAGCAGACGCTGGCTCTGGTGCAGTCACGTTATGCTTCCGGTGCTGCCGGACAGCTCGATCTGTTACAGGCGAAACAGTCGTTGCTTAATCGTGAGAACACCTATCGCACGTTGCAACAGCAGCGGGAAGAGAACCGTAATGCGCTGGCGATCCTGTTTAACCGTTCGCCCACCGATCGTCAGGCAGAGCGCAGCTCGCTGGACATCAATCAGGATGTGCCAATTGCCAAAGTGCTGCCGGTTGAGGTCATTGCCCGCCGTCCAGACGTGAAGGCGGCGGAAGGGCGTCTGCGAGCAGCCCTGGCCGGTTCGGATGTGGAGCGTTTAAGCTTCTATCCATCGCTGTCACTGGCGGCCTCACTCGGCTCTGCCAGCAGCATTTTCTCTCAATGGTTCAGCAATCCGGTCAGGACGCTGGGAGCCAACGCTGCGTTGCCGTTTGTGCAATGGAACACGGTGCAATTGACCATTGAGAAGTCGGATTTGGACGTCAAACAGGCGGCGATCGTCTTTCGCAGCCAGGTCTACAACGCGCTTGCCGACGTGGATAACGCCATGTCGCAACGGCTCAGCTATCAACAGCAAAAAATCAATCAGCAACAGAATCTGCAGCTTAGCCAGCAGCGTCTGGTATTGGCCAGAAGCCAGTACCAGGCGGGGGCCGTCTCTTTCCAGAGCCTACTGGATGCCGAGGACGATCTGCTGACCATCGAAACCAATTTGTCAGATCTGCAGTACAACTACCTCAATGCCACCATGAAGCTGTGGTTGGCGTTGGGCGGCGGTGTGGAAAAAGACAGTGATATAACAGGATGA
- a CDS encoding SDR family oxidoreductase, with product MTKQWVLVTGGSRGIGRALVEELAKQWNVVFTCRSGQSASAAVIATCAGLPGWVESCVCDGSDEQAVNLVAPQLLTRLGAPFAVIHNAGITLDDLHIQQTGERWRQVIDTNLNAIFYWNRHLLPAMMAQGEGAMVLMSSVTGIKGNTGQTAYGASKAAMIGMGKSLALEVARFGIRVNCLLPGIIESEMTQAIPPEALKALRKQIPLRRLGKASEVARTTAFLIGDDSRYMTGQSLILDGGLTV from the coding sequence ATGACTAAACAATGGGTATTAGTGACCGGGGGTAGCCGGGGGATTGGCCGCGCGTTAGTGGAAGAACTGGCCAAGCAGTGGAACGTGGTGTTCACTTGCCGTAGCGGCCAGTCGGCCAGCGCGGCGGTGATTGCAACCTGCGCGGGTTTGCCGGGTTGGGTGGAAAGCTGCGTCTGTGACGGCAGTGACGAGCAGGCGGTGAACCTAGTGGCTCCACAGTTGCTGACACGCCTCGGAGCGCCTTTTGCGGTGATCCACAACGCCGGGATCACGCTGGATGATTTGCATATCCAGCAAACAGGTGAGCGCTGGCGGCAGGTGATCGACACCAACCTCAACGCCATCTTCTACTGGAACCGGCACCTGCTGCCCGCCATGATGGCACAGGGGGAGGGGGCGATGGTGCTGATGTCTTCAGTGACGGGCATCAAGGGCAATACCGGGCAAACGGCCTATGGGGCCAGTAAGGCGGCGATGATCGGCATGGGGAAATCTCTGGCGCTGGAAGTGGCCCGTTTTGGTATCCGGGTGAACTGCCTGCTGCCCGGGATTATCGAAAGCGAGATGACGCAGGCCATTCCGCCGGAGGCGCTGAAGGCGCTGCGCAAGCAAATTCCTCTGCGCCGCCTGGGCAAAGCCAGCGAAGTGGCGCGTACCACCGCGTTTCTCATCGGTGATGACAGCCGTTATATGACGGGCCAAAGCCTGATCCTTGACGGGGGTTTGACCGTCTAA
- a CDS encoding peptidase domain-containing ABC transporter: MEKIIPTLVFQGETNECGLACIAMMAETQGIDVSLESLRERYPASQHGTSLARLCDIMGELAMPAYPVAFEHNELAELPLPAILHYGASHYVVLAYRKGNHVCVMNPGIGQQLLPIDALKLDISGYALVLDNETQPDPQALANVQRSKRFRMFDTMSLKETARIPGIYRLMILAFLISLTLFIMPTMVSSAINQVFSSAGKTDFPYFYFLLAFVVSTTLAFGVRWITERFIKRFVVVNSVAGFSRLLSNSLNFFDKRAPGDVFSRFASWQMASGIKIELDNGLRTDWIIGAIALAVMCYMSPLLAMVSGISVTLMGLVSVWAIYRDRYFTQQMQVKTAEQSDFILESIQGFATIKSAGLDSQRKGLFAKYALALFTCRQQQRMYEQVKSSLYQLIGSLEMVLFMFLALPLLKNETITLGEFFAYSFVREIFTSYITKIFYSILQKNQLNVIDTRARDLFPSRSAPALGNDAVPAPIPSFTSQLRYNHIAFAYDAQQPVLHDLSLSLRPGQSIAIVGESGAGKSTLLKVMTGLMPPQQGDVMVDGQPLDYQQVHALFFLQSQEDILFNATVLENITLFDENFNEQKHRQIERSLEGLNLAPVIEKLPGGLNALIRESHAGLSLGQRQRLLLARAMYSDRPVLVLDEPTANLDEETAHQVMATLLTHCREHHKTLITVTHSESVLPMFDRVFRVSNGHVASVETSPTLTTAVC, encoded by the coding sequence ATGGAAAAGATAATCCCGACGCTGGTCTTTCAAGGCGAAACTAACGAATGTGGGCTGGCCTGCATCGCCATGATGGCGGAAACCCAGGGGATTGATGTCTCGCTGGAAAGCCTGCGTGAACGCTATCCGGCCTCACAGCATGGCACTTCATTGGCCAGGCTGTGCGATATCATGGGTGAATTGGCGATGCCCGCTTATCCCGTGGCCTTTGAACATAATGAGCTGGCAGAATTACCGCTGCCCGCCATTTTGCATTATGGCGCCAGCCATTACGTGGTGCTGGCCTACCGTAAAGGCAACCATGTCTGCGTGATGAATCCGGGCATTGGTCAGCAACTGTTGCCGATTGATGCGCTGAAACTGGATATCAGCGGTTATGCGCTGGTGCTGGACAATGAAACCCAGCCCGATCCGCAGGCGCTAGCCAACGTGCAGCGCAGTAAACGCTTTCGCATGTTCGACACCATGAGTCTGAAAGAAACGGCACGTATCCCCGGCATTTACCGGTTGATGATACTGGCGTTTCTGATCTCGTTAACCCTGTTTATCATGCCGACGATGGTCAGTAGCGCCATCAACCAGGTCTTTTCCTCTGCGGGAAAAACAGATTTCCCCTATTTTTACTTCCTGCTGGCGTTTGTCGTTTCGACCACGCTGGCCTTCGGCGTGCGCTGGATCACCGAGCGATTTATTAAACGTTTCGTGGTGGTCAACAGCGTGGCCGGTTTCTCGCGCTTGCTCAGTAATTCACTGAATTTCTTTGATAAACGTGCGCCGGGTGACGTCTTTAGCCGTTTTGCCAGTTGGCAGATGGCCTCGGGCATTAAAATCGAGCTGGATAACGGCCTGCGTACCGACTGGATCATCGGTGCCATCGCGCTAGCGGTGATGTGCTATATGAGCCCGCTGCTGGCGATGGTGTCTGGTATCAGTGTCACCCTGATGGGGCTGGTTAGCGTCTGGGCCATCTATCGTGACCGCTATTTTACCCAGCAAATGCAGGTCAAAACGGCCGAACAGAGCGACTTTATCCTGGAGAGCATTCAAGGGTTCGCCACCATCAAGTCCGCTGGGCTCGATAGCCAGCGTAAGGGCCTGTTTGCCAAATATGCCCTGGCGCTGTTTACCTGTCGCCAGCAGCAGAGAATGTACGAGCAGGTCAAAAGCAGCCTGTATCAGTTGATCGGCAGCCTGGAGATGGTGCTGTTTATGTTCCTGGCGCTGCCGTTGTTGAAAAACGAAACTATCACGCTCGGGGAGTTCTTTGCCTATAGCTTTGTGCGTGAAATCTTCACCTCTTACATCACCAAGATTTTCTATTCCATCCTGCAAAAGAATCAGCTGAACGTGATTGATACCCGCGCGCGGGATCTGTTTCCGTCACGTTCTGCACCGGCGTTAGGCAATGATGCGGTTCCTGCGCCCATCCCGTCGTTCACCTCGCAACTGCGTTATAACCATATCGCCTTTGCCTATGACGCCCAGCAACCGGTGCTGCACGATCTTTCGCTGTCGCTCAGGCCGGGGCAAAGCATTGCCATTGTCGGTGAGTCTGGCGCGGGTAAAAGCACCTTGCTGAAGGTGATGACCGGCCTGATGCCACCACAGCAAGGGGACGTCATGGTGGATGGTCAACCGCTCGATTATCAGCAGGTGCACGCGCTGTTTTTCCTGCAAAGCCAGGAGGATATCTTGTTCAATGCCACGGTGCTGGAAAACATCACGCTGTTTGATGAGAACTTTAATGAACAAAAGCATCGGCAGATTGAGCGTTCGCTGGAAGGGCTGAATCTTGCTCCGGTGATCGAGAAATTGCCGGGCGGCCTGAATGCCCTGATCCGTGAAAGCCATGCTGGGCTGTCTCTGGGGCAACGCCAACGCCTGCTGCTAGCACGTGCCATGTACAGCGATCGCCCGGTGCTGGTGCTTGATGAACCTACGGCCAATCTGGATGAAGAAACGGCGCATCAAGTGATGGCCACTCTGCTGACACATTGTCGTGAGCACCATAAAACGTTGATCACCGTAACGCACAGCGAGAGCGTCTTGCCGATGTTTGATCGGGTGTTCCGCGTGAGCAATGGCCATGTGGCCAGCGTCGAAACATCACCGACACTGACTACGGCGGTGTGCTGA
- a CDS encoding MacB family efflux pump subunit, with product MVKPSSALISLSGISRHFVSGLQTVAVLKNVSLSIQPGEMVAIVGASGSGKSTLMNIIGCLDKPTEGEMQIKGISTQLASSEQLAELRSQYIGFIFQRYHLMPYLSASENVAIPALYTAMPAAERQTRAEYLLTRLGLQQRMNYKPAQLSGGQQQRVSIARALMNGAEIILADEPTGALDRASGQELMEILHSLHRSGHTIIIVTHDRDVANQAQRIIEISDGEIIADRRNEAVAPQKTRPVLPVVAATGRMPFWQSVQEAIKMAWRALMGHRARAFLSMLGIIIGVSSVVSSMAVGEGARQNILREIGQLGNSTLEIRPGEGRGKVRPDFARALKVSDVELLARQQYVDSVSPVVSKTVAAVRGGKEVMVAISGISNAYFRVQGLHFISGNGFTQRDLDEREPVVIIDPELRDTLFETDETPEGEIIQLGGTPYRVIGIAERKGGKFSGMMLGAWMPYTALLERMSGDMPIESMTLRVRDGLSPHEVQGRVEKLVEQAHGQRDFYTQTNDQMTQAIRKASDSMNLLITAIAGISLLVGGVGVMNIMLVSVTERTHEIGIRLSVGARPADIMRQFLIEAMVICSLGGLIGIIGSGLAGVIFSQVTQEFSMIFTWPPLVLACGFSALIGLGFGFFPARNAARLHPTEALARE from the coding sequence ATGGTTAAGCCATCTTCTGCGTTGATCTCACTGAGCGGTATCTCCCGGCATTTTGTTTCTGGGTTGCAGACCGTAGCGGTACTGAAAAATGTCTCCCTCTCCATCCAACCGGGCGAGATGGTGGCGATCGTTGGTGCGTCCGGCTCGGGGAAATCCACGTTGATGAACATCATCGGCTGCCTGGATAAACCCACCGAAGGTGAGATGCAGATCAAAGGTATCTCCACCCAACTCGCCAGCAGTGAGCAGTTGGCCGAGTTACGCAGCCAGTACATCGGGTTTATTTTTCAGCGTTATCACCTGATGCCTTATCTGAGCGCCAGCGAAAACGTCGCCATTCCTGCCCTGTATACCGCGATGCCTGCGGCGGAACGCCAGACGCGTGCCGAATACCTGCTGACCCGGCTTGGGTTGCAACAGCGGATGAACTACAAACCGGCGCAGCTCTCCGGCGGGCAACAGCAGCGCGTCAGTATTGCCCGCGCGTTGATGAACGGGGCGGAAATTATTCTGGCCGATGAACCGACCGGTGCGCTCGATCGCGCCAGTGGGCAGGAGTTGATGGAAATCCTGCACTCCCTGCACCGCTCGGGGCACACCATCATTATCGTCACCCACGATCGGGATGTCGCCAACCAGGCGCAGCGTATTATTGAAATCAGCGACGGTGAAATTATTGCCGATAGGCGCAATGAAGCGGTCGCGCCACAGAAAACCCGGCCCGTATTACCGGTGGTCGCTGCCACAGGACGCATGCCGTTTTGGCAGAGCGTACAAGAGGCGATCAAGATGGCCTGGCGTGCGCTGATGGGGCACCGTGCCAGAGCCTTCCTGTCGATGTTGGGCATCATTATCGGTGTCTCTTCCGTGGTGTCGTCAATGGCGGTGGGTGAGGGCGCACGGCAAAATATTCTTAGGGAGATCGGTCAACTGGGCAACAGCACGTTGGAGATCCGCCCTGGTGAGGGGAGAGGGAAAGTACGGCCTGACTTTGCCCGTGCACTGAAGGTCTCTGATGTAGAACTGTTGGCTCGCCAGCAGTATGTCGACAGCGTGTCGCCAGTCGTCAGCAAAACCGTGGCTGCGGTGCGCGGTGGCAAAGAGGTGATGGTGGCGATTTCCGGCATCAGCAATGCCTATTTCCGCGTGCAGGGCCTGCATTTTATCTCTGGTAACGGTTTTACCCAGCGCGATCTGGACGAGCGGGAACCGGTGGTGATTATTGACCCGGAATTACGCGATACGCTGTTTGAAACGGATGAAACACCAGAAGGGGAAATCATCCAGCTTGGCGGTACGCCTTACCGGGTGATCGGCATTGCCGAGCGTAAAGGCGGCAAATTCAGCGGCATGATGCTGGGCGCCTGGATGCCCTATACCGCGCTGCTGGAGCGCATGTCCGGCGATATGCCGATCGAGTCCATGACCTTGCGTGTACGTGACGGGCTTTCACCGCATGAGGTACAGGGACGAGTGGAAAAACTAGTAGAACAGGCTCATGGCCAGCGTGACTTTTATACCCAGACCAACGATCAGATGACGCAGGCCATCCGCAAGGCGTCGGATTCGATGAATCTGCTGATCACCGCTATTGCCGGGATTTCACTGCTGGTGGGGGGGGTTGGCGTGATGAACATCATGCTGGTTTCGGTCACCGAGCGTACCCACGAGATCGGCATCCGTCTTTCAGTCGGCGCACGGCCAGCGGACATAATGCGCCAGTTCCTGATTGAAGCGATGGTGATCTGCTCGCTGGGCGGGTTGATTGGCATTATTGGTTCCGGGTTGGCCGGGGTAATTTTCTCCCAGGTGACTCAAGAGTTCTCGATGATCTTTACCTGGCCACCGTTGGTACTTGCCTGCGGGTTCTCTGCACTGATCGGCCTGGGTTTTGGCTTTTTCCCGGCGCGCAATGCGGCACGTCTTCATCCAACGGAGGCGCTGGCGCGCGAATGA
- a CDS encoding efflux RND transporter periplasmic adaptor subunit: MKLKMFGKARRLVMLALLCLVALIGAIVWYVSTPAQDHTYDTEEITRGDIEKTVLATGILKPALQVSVGAQVNGQLQKLYVKQGDRVTRGQLLAEIDPTLQQNALRKSQAALQSAEAQKQVTQATLKQYQQELKRQLRLDRDGSGVKSDLERAQAQLQTQVAQLKVNDAQIVQAQMELETAKANLGFTRIVAPIDGEVLGIVTKEGQTIVSSQTVPTILVLADVDTMTVHTRISETDILKVRVGQPLWFYVVADPKQRYESVMGSIQEAPNEALQEDNASSSSNQQASAVYYSGVFAIANSKRLLRTSMTAQVFIITEQAKNALRVPVAAFGEQQGKDRYQVQVMNGKQLESRWVRIGLNDRQFAEVKEGLKEGDRVVLAGSASNG; encoded by the coding sequence ATGAAGCTGAAGATGTTTGGCAAGGCTCGCCGTCTGGTAATGCTCGCCTTGCTGTGCCTGGTGGCCTTGATCGGCGCGATCGTCTGGTACGTCTCTACACCAGCGCAGGATCATACCTATGACACCGAAGAGATCACCCGTGGCGATATCGAAAAAACCGTGCTGGCCACCGGCATTCTTAAACCGGCACTGCAGGTCAGCGTTGGTGCCCAGGTTAACGGGCAATTGCAAAAGCTGTATGTGAAGCAGGGCGATCGTGTCACCCGCGGGCAGTTGCTGGCGGAAATTGACCCGACCTTGCAACAGAACGCACTGCGTAAATCGCAAGCGGCCCTGCAAAGCGCCGAAGCGCAAAAGCAAGTCACCCAGGCAACGCTCAAGCAATATCAACAGGAATTGAAGCGTCAGTTGAGGCTGGATCGTGATGGTTCAGGCGTGAAAAGCGATCTGGAGAGGGCGCAGGCACAGCTCCAAACTCAGGTTGCCCAGTTGAAGGTCAACGACGCACAGATCGTCCAGGCGCAGATGGAGCTGGAAACGGCCAAGGCCAATCTGGGCTTTACCCGCATCGTTGCGCCGATCGACGGTGAAGTGCTGGGTATTGTGACCAAGGAAGGGCAGACCATCGTGTCGTCACAAACCGTCCCGACCATTCTGGTGCTGGCGGATGTGGACACCATGACGGTACACACCCGTATTTCGGAGACCGATATCCTGAAGGTGCGCGTAGGGCAACCGCTGTGGTTTTACGTGGTGGCCGATCCAAAACAGCGCTACGAAAGCGTGATGGGCTCTATCCAGGAAGCCCCCAATGAGGCTTTGCAGGAAGACAACGCATCAAGTTCCTCCAATCAGCAGGCTTCGGCGGTGTATTACAGCGGCGTATTTGCTATCGCCAACAGTAAGCGCCTGCTGCGAACTTCGATGACCGCCCAGGTATTTATCATTACCGAGCAGGCGAAGAACGCCCTGCGTGTCCCGGTGGCGGCCTTTGGTGAACAACAGGGTAAAGATCGTTATCAGGTACAGGTGATGAACGGTAAACAGCTTGAGTCACGCTGGGTGCGCATCGGCCTGAACGACCGCCAGTTTGCCGAAGTAAAAGAAGGGCTGAAAGAGGGCGACCGCGTGGTATTGGCGGGGAGCGCTAGCAATGGTTAA
- a CDS encoding MaoC/PaaZ C-terminal domain-containing protein produces the protein MILNYTLRDAEEWAAFSGDYNPIHFDLQHVRKMGADQLSVHGMRAMLDMKRHLSEVLLATPLEHDFYVFSARMRRPVLCQTPYHLQIAGSGKQITGKLLDSVTQESCFNSKLAPAQSLEPVASEYEHALTVNEVMALSQRFPGQASEATQAWSFFDALLFQLLVKSPETLAALTTALPELQVATLIEVFAQLPVVQTHHETHFSARLFNPETLFAPEDRLYYRIQPMLVIGDRSSGFVLRAVIEARTQWQALLVTSVTLKTWPMADN, from the coding sequence ATGATCCTCAACTATACCCTGCGTGATGCTGAAGAGTGGGCCGCCTTTTCCGGCGACTACAACCCGATCCATTTTGATCTGCAGCACGTGCGCAAAATGGGGGCCGATCAGCTAAGTGTCCACGGGATGCGTGCGATGCTGGACATGAAACGTCATCTGAGTGAGGTGTTGCTTGCGACTCCGCTGGAGCATGACTTTTATGTTTTCAGCGCTCGCATGCGCCGACCGGTGCTGTGCCAGACGCCGTATCACTTGCAGATAGCGGGCAGCGGCAAGCAGATCACCGGCAAGTTGCTGGACAGTGTCACGCAGGAAAGCTGTTTCAACAGCAAACTGGCTCCGGCTCAGTCGTTAGAGCCGGTAGCTTCTGAGTATGAGCATGCGCTGACCGTTAACGAGGTGATGGCTCTCAGCCAGCGGTTCCCGGGACAGGCGTCGGAGGCCACTCAGGCGTGGAGTTTCTTTGACGCCCTGCTGTTCCAATTGCTGGTGAAATCCCCGGAAACCTTGGCGGCGCTGACGACGGCGCTGCCGGAACTGCAGGTCGCTACGTTGATTGAGGTGTTTGCCCAGCTCCCGGTGGTACAGACGCACCATGAGACCCACTTCAGCGCCCGATTATTCAACCCCGAAACGCTATTTGCACCCGAAGATCGGCTGTACTACCGCATTCAGCCGATGCTGGTGATCGGGGACCGAAGCAGCGGATTTGTGTTACGCGCGGTGATCGAGGCCAGAACGCAGTGGCAAGCGTTGCTTGTCACCTCGGTGACCTTAAAAACATGGCCAATGGCCGACAACTAA